In the Papio anubis isolate 15944 chromosome 3, Panubis1.0, whole genome shotgun sequence genome, gtggctcacgcctgtaatcctagcactttggcaggccaaggtaggcagataacgaggtcaggagttcgagaccagcctggccaacatagtaaaaccctatctctactaaaaatacaaaaaattagttgggtgtggtggcaggtaactataatcccagctactcgggaggctgaggcaggagaatcacttgaacctgggaggcggaggcggaggttgcagtgagccgagatcgcaccgttactctccagcccaggcaacagtgtgagactctgtctcaaaaaaaaaagaaaagaaaagaaaatagtagaCAACAGCTATTAAGCACATATTAtgctccaggcactgtgctaagcacttcagGTACTTTATCTCATtgagattataggggtgagccacagtgcccagcctatccTGTGCTTCCTAAGGACTGAAAAAAGAACTGATATATTctagaaatatttccaaaagagTGGAAAGAAAAGGAGTTTTCTAGTTAAGATTCAATTTATCAAATAATTCAATTAACAAGAAACTTCCTGTATCCTGAAAATTATGATATATCTCAGTTATGATTAGAAGGTGAAATTAGTCCTTAAATTTCCTGCAGACTCTGCTTAATTTTCTTTAGTCTTTAGACAAGCCTCTGCATAACTGAACCCTGTAGAGTTTTCCCAAAACAGTATTTATCTAGGTAGTCCACATTCCAAGAACTGAGCAGTTTCTATAATTACTTGGAAAACTTTATAAGGCAAAAGTTGCGCAAATCCTTGGCACATCTCTCAGACAAGTCAAATAGTGTTGGCTACCAGTTCTAATTTGGTTACATTTCCAGTTAAACTAGAAATTTGAAGTTCAAGTACTTAACAATCTGCTGGTTATTATAtaacgactttttttttttttttttttttgagacagagtctcactctgtcccccaggctagagtgcagtggcatgatcttggctcactgcaacctctgcctcccaggttcaagcaattcttctgcctcagcctcccaagtagctgagaatacaggcgtgagccactgtgcccagcctataatgACATTTGATTggttataaataatagaaaatgtttttcttggctggactctgtggctcacacctgtaatgccagcactttgggaagctgagacaggaggattgctggagctcaggaaggagatcaaggctgcagtaaactgtgattgcgccactgcactccagcttgggcagagtgagactcttcctcaaaaaaagaaaaacaggcggGGAGAGAGCaatggttcacgtctgtaatcccagcactttgggaggacaaggcaggcggatcacctgagctcaggagtttgagaccagcctgggctacctagtgagaccctgtgtctacaaaaaatacaaaaataagccaggtatcctagtgagtgcctgtagtcccagctactacttcaaaggctgatgtgggaggattgcttgagtcctggaggtccaagctgcagtgaaccgagataatgccactgcattccaacctgggtgtccaccgtctcaaaataacaaaataaaacaaaacaaaataaagtaacttCCTTGACTTTTGTCCTTCCAATTTTGCAGAACCTCAGTTATTCATtgtattcttccattctttttttttttttaagcagagtctcgctctgtcgccaggctggagtgcagtggcgcaatcttagctcactacaacctctgcctgctgggttcaagcaattctcctgcctcagcctcacgagtagctgggactgaaggcgcgcaccaccacacccagctaatttttgtatttttagtagaggcagggtttcaccatgttggccaggatggtctcaatctcttgacctcctgatccgctcGCCtaagcctctcaaaatgctggggttacaggaatgagccactgtgcccggcctttttttttttttttttttttgagacggagtctggccctgtcatccagactggagtgcagtgacgccatctcagctcactgtaacgtcCGCCTcgagggttcaagcaattctcctaactcagcctcccgagtagctgggactacaggcacacaccaccacacctggctgatttttgtatttttagtagagatggggtttcatcacgttggtcagcctggtcttgaactcctgacctcaggtaatccacctgcctcggcttcccaaagtgctgggattacaggcatgagaggCTGGGCCCAGCCTATACTtccattcttctcctttttccccCCCCCGGAGACgtagttttgctctgtcacccaggctggagtgcagtggtgtgatcttggctcactgcaaactctgcctcctgggttcaagcaattctcctgcctcagcctcccgagtagctgtaattacaggcacccaccaccacatccggctaattttttgtatttttagtagagacggggttgcatcatgttggccaggctggtctcaaactcctgacctcgtgatccgcccgcctgagcctcccaaagtgctgggattacaggcgtgagccaccacgtgcagCCTATACTTCCATTCttaaactgcttttaaaattttagtttgaaCTTTTGCACAACTGAAAAATGACAAATCAATACTTGAAGCAAGGGTTTGGTAAAGCTGTCTGCCATACAACAGCTCCATTTTTGCAGTTTTTCCACAttagttgtataattatttaaatatttgcttgcATATTGTTCTATTGCATAAGAATGTTTGTAaatgggcctggcacggtggctcatgcctgtggatcacctgaagtcaggagttcaagatcagcctgactaacatggtgaaactgtctctactaaaaatacaaacattagggggctgggcgtggtggctcacacctgtaatcccagcactttgggaggctgaggtgggtggatcatgaggtcaggagtttgagaccagtctgaccaacatggtgaaaccccatctctactaaaaatgcaaaaattacctgggcatggtggcatgcttttgtaatcccagctactcaggaggctgaggcagcagagctgcttgaacctaggaggcggaggttgcggtgagccaagatggccccactgcactccagcctgggtgacagagtgagaatccgtctgaagaaaaaaaacaaattagccaggcgtggtgggaggctcctgtaatcccagctacttgggaggctgaggcagaagaatcgcttgaacctggaaggcagaggttgcagtgagccaagatcgcgtcattgcactccagactgggcaacaagagcgaaactctgcctcaaaagaaaaagaaaagaaagaaaatgagaaaatatacatgGACATAAAGCTGGGAACACTAGCCACTAGGGACtccaaaaggagagagggagaggggaaagggctgaaaaacttcctACTGAGTACTATGTTCACTGTCTGGGTGATGtgatcaatagaagcccaaaccttaGCATTAcacaatttattctttttttttttttttttttttttttgagatggagtctcactctgtcacccaggctggagtgcgggggcgccatctcgggtcactgcaagctccgcctcccaggttcacgccattctcctgcctcagcctcccgagtagctgggactacaggcgcccaccaccatgcctggccaattttttttgtatttttagtagagatggggtttcaccatgttagccagggtggtcttgatctcctgaccttgtgatccacccgtcttggcctcccaaagcgctgggattacaggtgtgagccaccgtgcccagccacaatttAGTCTTAtaataaacctgtacatgtacccctgaatccgaaatttaaaaaagagcaaataaagaAATTGATTTATGCTTACAGAGTTAAcacaactgaaaaaaatgtagaaatcagGTAAGCTGTTGTTTACAGCTATATAGATGTTTCACAGTTCTTTAAAAGCAAATGTTTAGGTCAACATGAGAATGATGACATTTTTCTCTCAGAGGGgaaatgtttttgctttcttatggCTACTAACTACTCCACTTTaagacaggttttttttcttcttcctttttttttctttttttttttttgaaacaaagagtctcgttctgtcacccaggctggagtgcaatggcgtgatctcagctcactgcaacctctgcctcctgggttcaagcaattctcctgcttcagcctcctgagtagctggtattacaggcacctgccacctcgcctgtataatttttgcagttttagtacagatggtgttttaccatgttggccaggctggtctcaaactcctcacctcatgatccgaccacttcggcctcccaaagtactgggattacaggggtgagccattgtacccagccaagacaatttttgcatatggctgGTGTATTGGTTTCATAGGACTGTTGTATTGAAGTGCCACAAAtatggtggcttaaaacaacagaaacttacaCTTTTACAGTTTCAGAGTCTAGAAGTCCGAAATCTAGGTGTGAACAAGGCTATGTTCGCTTTGAAGGCTTGAGGAAAGAAtccttccctgtctctttctctgtttctggtGCTTGCTGGTGATCCTtgtcattccttggcttgcagtcATCACTCCATTCATTGCCTCCATCCCCACACGGGACTTCATCCCTGTGTGTCTTCATATCTTCTTATTAAGACACTGGTCAGTGgatttagggcctaccctaatACAGTAtgagtttgttttaaataattacatctgcaaagatgcTGCTTCCAAATAAGACCATATTAGGaggttccaggtggacatgaattgtgtgtgtgtgtgtgtgtgatggggcactattcaacccactacagATGGGTTCATGAATCTTGGTTAAGATTTCATAAAGTCCAATTGTTCATTCTAAGTTAGGTCATATTTGGTGGTTAACATCAGAAATGTACTCAAATTAGCTCAGATAAAAGATATTTtacatgaagaaaacaatttttttgtgtgacagtcttgctctgttgcccaggctggagtgcaatggtgcgatctcggctcactgcaagctccacctcctgggttcatgccagtttcccatctcagcctcctgagactgggactacagctacagcgtgcccaccaccacgcccggataattttttgtatttttcagtagagacggggtttcaccatgttagccaggatggtctggatctcctgacctcgtgatccacctgcctcggcctcccaaagtgctgggattgcaggcgtgagccaccgcacctgggcaTGATTATCTTCTCTAATACATTTGATAAATGAATCTATTCTGCCCGTAACTGTAGTAAAGAAGTACATGTCATAAGTTTactttcttattctatttttatttttttgagacagggtcttactctgtcacccaggctggagttcagtggtgtaatcacagctcactgaagcctcgatcacctgggctcaagtgatcttcccacttcagcctcttgagtagctggaaatacaggtacatgccatgatgcctggctaatttttttttgtccttttttagactgagtcttgccctgttgcccgggctggagtgcaatggcacgtcttggctcactgcaacctccacctcccaagttcaagtagTTCTCTTGAatcacactgggctaatttttgtatttttagtagagaagggggtttcaccgtgttggccaggcttgtctcgaactcctgacttcaggtgatctgcctgccacggcctcccaaagcgctgggattacaggtgtgagccactgcacctcgccctatttatttatttatttttgaggaggagtctcaccctatcgctcaggctggagtgcaatgatgcgatctcggcccactgcaacctccacttcccaggttcaagcaattctcccgcctcagcctcccaagtagctgggattacaggtgcataccaccacacctggctaatttttgtattttaagtagagacagggtttcaccatgttggccaggctggtctcaaactcctgacctgaggtgattcacctgccttggcctcccaaagtgttgggcgtacaggcgtgagccaccatgctcaggtcttttttctttttctttttctttttttttttttttttagacagagtctttctctgtcgcccaggctggagtgcagtgatgcagtctcagttcactgcaacccctgcttcccagTCATACAattctgatgcctcagcctcccaggtagctgggactacaggtgtgcaccaccccacgaggctaatttttgcatatatatatatatatatattttttttttttttagtagagatgagattttgccaagTTGGTCAGGAGCTCtagaatttatatataaaaggagTTGTAGTGAAATTGGGGGTCGGAGTTTGTCCTCAAATTGCACTGGACGcaattttgtacattgattatataattgaatgtgtgtgtgagggggacACTGATTGAAATTATGTGGGGGGTAGAATAAAGACTCACAAAGCCACCCCTTTGTGCAATTATTAACCacagaaaactcttttttttgtttttaattgagacCATGTCTTgttctgtggtccaggctggagttgggagtacagtggcatggtcttggctcactacaacctgcgcctcccaggcttaagggattctcccacctcagtctcccaagtagctgggactatggatgTGTGCCtgtaggctaatttttgtatttttttggtatagacagggttttgtcatgttggccgggctgttcttgaactcctgggctcaaggcatcctcctgccctggcccctccaatgtgctgggattaaaaCTTTTTCCTCCAAAACAAATTGGATTAAATCACTTCTAAgccttgtgtgtttttttgtggttttgtttgttggttggttggttggttggttggttggttggttggttggttgtttttgagacagagtctcactctgttaccaagctggagtgcagtggtgcgacctcagctcactgcaatctccgcctcccaggttcaagcgattctcctgcctcagcctcctgagtggctgggactacaggcacacgccaccaggccctgctaattttagtatttttagtagagatgggggtttcaccatgttggccaggatagtctcaaactcctgacctagtgatctgcctgcctctgcttcctaaactgctgggattacaggggtgagccaccgtggcccggctgttatttttttgtgttttaccCTGTGGTTACGTTTATTAGCTATTCTCTCCACAACAACTATTCGTTGCAACTCATTCTTCAAAGCCTAGCCTCAAATGTCTCTTTTGTGAAGCTCCCTAGCATCGCTTTTCCAGGCTCCCAGACAATGTGGTTCACATCTCCAATATAAAACATATCacagtggccaggcgcggtggctcacgcctgtaatcccagcactttgggaggttgaagcaggcagatcacttgaggtcaggagtttgagactagcctggccaaaataatgaaatccagtcatccctattaaaaatacaaaaatcagctggttttggtggtgcatgcctgtgatcccagctactcaggaggctgaggcaggagaatggcttgaacctgcaaggtggaagtttcagtgagccaagattgcaccactgtactccagtctgggcaacagagtgagactccctctcaaacagaaaacaaaatcaaaaacaaaaccaaaaacacaaaaacatatcacaggcttgtctcaaattggGATTAGATGTATGTCTCCAGTTCCTCCAATAGACTGTGATCCTGTAAAGCATAGGGACTttgtcatggttttttttttttgagatggagtctcactctgtcacccaggctggagtgcagtggtgtaattttggctcaccgcaacctccatctcctgggttcgagtgattctcctatctcagcctcctgagtagctgggattacaggcacgtgccaccatgcccagctaatttttgtatttttagtaaagatgaggttttcacatgttggtcaggttggtctcgagctcctgacctcgggatccacccgcctccgcctcccaaagtgctaggattacaggtataaggcacccagcccggcctttttttttttttgagatggagtctcactctgtccccgaggctggagtgcagtggtgtgatcttggcttactgcaacctctgcctcccgggttcaagaaattctcctgcctcagcctcccgagtagctgggattacaggcgcccaccaccatgaccagctaattttttgtatttttagtagagacaggatttcaccatgtcgggcaggctggtcttaaactcctgaccttgtgatccgttctcggcctcccaaagtgctggaattacaggtgtgagccagcatgcccagccggattttgtttttaacatattctCTCAGTGCCTAGTTCAATGCCTTACCCAGTACAGGAGCTCAGTGACTGTTTAATTAACTTTTATGATAGCATGGATATCTTTTAGGCCCTAAATCTGATCTGATCCAAGCACAGTCCTCATTATCTTGATAGTGGTTCTAGTTACTCAGGCTGAAAACTTTTAAgagtcatctttgatttctttcttttcttcttcttcttttttttttttttttaacgaaagTTTATTCTTAAATGTACAACAGCTCCAAAACAACACTTAATTCCAGCTATCGGTGGCAAAAGATGTTATGGCAGGGAATACTGATGTTTAAATACTGATGAAATAAAGGGTCATCATTTCCTCAGGCACAAGGAACAGCTTACTTTTTGCCAGATTTCTTAATTCCACCTGTGGTCAGGGGCCCCTTCCCTGCCACCTTCGCTTTTAGCTCCTCGAGTTTCTTTTGCtcctctttttgtttctgcttgaAAGCCTTCTCTTCCTTGTGCATCTCCTTGGCCTGCTTCTTGGGCTGTTTCAGGGGCTTCTTCTTGCCACCTTCGCGGCTGGACATGGCACCTGCTGTCATCCCTGATTTCTTGTCTCTTCTTCTTCTGCCCCTTTTCACCACCTCTACTGCCATTACCTCTATTAGCTATCATTCTAAGAAATGGTTCTTGTTACCATTTTTCCTTGGGATTTTTATAGTTGTCTTACACCTACCGGACTACCCTTCTTCCACATTTGCATATCTACTGCTATTTTCAACCCAGCAgctataatgattttttttttattttatgaaaaaaaattatgtagagCTTAGCATATGCGAGTTACTATTCTAGGCACTTTGCAAACATTAActtatggccaggcgcagtggctcacacctgtaatcgtagcactttgggaggccaaggtgggcagatcacctgacgtcaggagttcgagagcagcctggccaacctggtgaaatcccatctccactaaaaatacaaaaaatagctgggcatagtggcgcgcgcctgtaatcccagctactagggaagctgaggcaagagaatctcttgaacctgggaggcagaggttgcaatgagccaagattacagcactgcactccagcctgggcgacagaaaaaaaaataaattaacatatttattccTCATGATAATCATCTGAggaagatactattattatccttgttttacagatgaagaaaatgaggcacagaaggATTAAGTGGTTTGTCCAATGTTGCCTAACTCAGGACATACATCAGATCACCTCTTTGCTTAAAACAGTCCATGAGTTTCCCATCTCAGTCAGAGGATAGCCACAGTTCTACCAGAGGTCTAAAAGGCTATATGTGATCTGTACTCTCTCTCACTcctgggagtctcactctgtcgcccaggctggagggcagtggtgctttctcagctcactgcaacctccatctccccggttcaagcgagtctcctgcctcagcctccctagtagctgggattacagatatgtgccagcgtgcctggctaatttttgtatttttactagagacagggtttcaccatgttggtcaggctggtctagaactcctgacctcaggtgatccacccgcctcggcttcccaaagtgctgggattacagtcctgagccactgcatctgagcCACTGAGTctaatttttttgagtttttaatagagatggggtttcaccatgttggccaggctggtctgaaactcatgacctcaaatagtctgcctgcctccccctcccaaagtgctgggatcacaggtgcgagTCAccgagtcaccgtgcccagctcttccctactttattttcatatacatgtattattgttattttggtcTATTTCTCCCCAAACAAATTAAGGTCCACCAGGAGGGCAGGCCTTCATTTGTGAAACAATTATTTAAAGAGGCCTACAATATAAGGCATTGTTTTGGGCACTGAGTGGGGAAGAAAAGCTTGGTggaggttgggtgcagtggctcatgcctgtaattccagcactttgggagcccaaggcgggtggatcacctagggtcaagagttggagaccagtctggccaacatggtaaaaccccatctctactaaaaatataaaaattagctgggcgtggtggcgcatgcctgtagtccctgatacttgggaggctggggcaggagatttgcttgaacccaggaggcataggttgcagtgcgcccagactgcaccactgccctacagcctgggcaacagagcaagacttcgtctcaaaaaaataaaataggccaggcacaggggctcacacctgtaatcccagcactttgaggggccgaggcggctggatcatgaggtcaggagttcgagatcagcctggccaatatggtgaaaccccatctctactaaaaatataaaaataagctgggcgtggtggtgtgtgcctgtagtcccagctacttgggaggctgaagcagacaaatctctcgaacctgggaggcagagaggtgcagtgaaccaagatcgcactactgcactcaaacctggtgatagagtgagactccatgtcaaaaaaaaaaaagatatgaaatcaaccagtaaggctgggcgcggtggctcacgcctgtaatcccagcactttgggaggctgaggcgggcagattacctgaggtcaggagtttgagactagcctgaccaacgtggtgaaaccctgtatctactaaaaatacaaaaattatccaggcatagtggcgggctcctgtaatctcagctacttgggagggtgaggcaggagaattgcttgaacccagaaggcagaggttgtaatgagccaggatgacaccaccacactccagcctgggcaacagagggagactctgtctcaaaaataaagtaaaataaaataaaaattagcctggtatggtggcgcacacccgtagtcccagctacttgtgggcttgagtcacaagaattgcttgaacctgggaggcagatgctgtagtgagctgagaccatgccactgcaatggagcctgggcgacagagtgagactttgtctcaaaaaataataaaataataataatttaaaaatctatgtacATATACAAAACTCCACTGAATAATGGGCAAGCTACTGAggagaatgaaagataaaatcattgctgtttaattaaatgtaacacagaaaaaaatatcaaaagttggccgggcacagtggctcatgcctgtaatcccagcactttgggaggctgaggcgggcggatcatgaggtcagaagatccagaccattctggctaacacagtgaaaacctgtctctactaaaaatacaaaaagataaaattagcttggcgtggtggtgggcgcctgtagtcccagctactcgggaggctgaggcaggagaatggtgtgaacccggaaggcagagcttgcagtgagcc is a window encoding:
- the LOC101007900 gene encoding translation machinery-associated protein 7; this encodes MAVEVVKRGRRRRDKKSGMTAGAMSSREGGKKKPLKQPKKQAKEMHKEEKAFKQKQKEEQKKLEELKAKVAGKGPLTTGGIKKSGKK